CAAGCTCGTCTGCTGTTACAGCGCCGGCCTGATCCAGAAGCCTCCCCTCTTCGAAGCATACGTTACCGAGGAGATAACGGCCGGTAAGGTGCTCAGCCACCAGGTCCATCTCCATGCTGTTGAACCCGTTGATCAGGTACTCAAGCACAAAATAGTAGATGGCCTCGTTCTCCATTGCATGCTGCATGATAACATCAGCGGCAAGGATAAGCTCCTCCTGCTGATCATCATCACTGAGCGAGGGATTGGTGTAAAGGGAGAGATAGCGTATTATGCTGCGGGGTATTAGATCGGTGTGCAGCAGCAATGAATCAGCAAATTGCCCCTCGTGAAAGAAATTACTCTTCAGCTCCGCTGTCTGTTGACCGTCCCTGGGAGACCCCGTCCGGGGCAGCTTCCTGAACCTTGCCAGTGAAGCCACGATCGTACCCTGATTTTTATTGATCAGGTTGTCGACGTAATTGACCCTCCGGTTCTGCACCCGGCGGTGCTGCCTCTCCAGCCTCCGGTAAAAGCCGTCATCGGCCGGGTACTCGATAAGGGCGCTATTAAGCGCCGATATCTTGCTCTCATAACGGCGCATGCGCCTAAGGTAACGGTAGTAAAGATCATTTTCCTCCGAAAGGAATATTGTCATGCTGTCAACAGGGGCGGCATAATGGGTTTCGAACACAACGGCAGAGCCGTCCCATATAAGGTCGAAACGCTGGCGGTGGCCCT
The window above is part of the Marinilabiliales bacterium genome. Proteins encoded here:
- a CDS encoding AhpC/TSA family protein — protein: MRTLFSFAITALLIACTGNKAAEGPAWAELSHGSRITGRINGLPGPKLLLYELYGDRVTLIDSVMTGSDGSFEFLFPSGRHNGLYRLAMGVSTIPGDHEGHRQRFDLIWDGSAVVFETHYAAPVDSMTIFLSEENDLYYRYLRRMRRYESKISALNSALIEYPADDGFYRRLERQHRRVQNRRVNYVDNLINKNQGTIVASLARFRKLPRTGSPRDGQQTAELKSNFFHEGQFADSLLLHTDLIPRSIIRYLSLYTNPSLSDDDQQEELILAADVIMQHAMENEAIYYFVLEYLINGFNSMEMDLVAEHLTGRYLLGNVCFEEGRLLDQAGAVTADELEEGDVVPSFSFTALDGREISLEEIEADYTLVLFWGTWCHFCDDVMDELYETYSEYRISNPGYFEVVAIGIEENEDEWLAGIERGGYDWINYTSLEMWDCPVASGYDLVGTPTMLLLDSNKRFITEPVRVRALNRILSRGLR